A stretch of DNA from Strigops habroptila isolate Jane chromosome 1, bStrHab1.2.pri, whole genome shotgun sequence:
GTTAAAGTTCTCCTCAGGACTCACTATGAGCAATCAATGTAGGAACAATACCATGATGAGAATGGCTTTTAATTAAAGGTTTCATCTTGAGTAGAGCACCCTTCCTTGCTGCTTCCGTCTCTCGTTCTCAGTTCCCAAGGTGCATGTGGTCTCTCATACGCAACAATGAAGGCACAGTCCACCCCTAAGAGCTGTATTGCAAGGAACAGCTTTGACCTGGGGCCACAGCAGCAGTGTACCACGCTGCAAGCACCTTTAAATCGTCGTAACCTGGGATTTGAGTTGCATGTTATGCGAATTGTTACAGCAGGAACCACCCGAAGCAATGGAGAAGCCTTACAAGAAGCTGTGCAAGTGCAGCAGCAACCCAACCTCAGCTGGCTTTGGTGCCCAGTAACTCCATACAACAAACCACCTCTCCTGTCCTGAGGGACCATCATAACAGATGGAACACAAAGCCATTGACAGAATGGCTTCAGAGGACATTTTGTGGACATTTTACACACATTACACAGGGGTGGCCCATCAACTAAGGGCATCATATGTGTGTATTATATCAAAGGATGGGAAAGATGGGGGTAGTGTTTAATGAGGATGTGTTGGGTAGTGTGGGACCTAAGCATGATGTAAATGGCATGGATTAGGGGGCAGAGAACGTGCttgtctgggatagagttaattttctccacagTATCTGATAcggggctgtgttttggatttgtgctgaaaagtGCAATAATAGAGATGTTTtagtcactgctgagcagtgcttacacagagtcaaggccttctctgctcctcaccccaccagtgagtagaCTGGGGGTGCACAAAAAGCTGAGAGGGGACACAACCAGGACaactgaccccaactgacccaaggaTATAGCATAACATATGGCACCGTGCTGAGCATAtagagctggaggaagaagaaggaaggcGAGGACATTTGGAGTGATAgtatttgtcttcccaagtaacttACACcatggagccctgctttcctggaaaaggCTGAACCCatgcctgaccatgggaagtggtggatgaattccttgttttgcctTGCTTGTGTGCAAGGTCAATTCCACATTCTGTACCAGAACAAATACCAAAACTTGTTTTAGAAAGAATAGCAACACCGATTTAGAAAGAAGTCTAGTATCCCACCAAAATCTACATGAAACACAAATAACTCTAAAAAATTCTCACTGATATGTGAACTCTTTGACAGGAATCAAGATGCTGAAGAGAATGATGAAACATGAGGGTTCCTAAATATTTTGTCAGAAACCAAATTACTAAACAACAAGATAAATTACTCGGACAATAACCCGGAAACACTGAGATGCAGTAATGAGCTGTACCACCtcataaaaataagttttaataTTAACAAACAACTTGATTTCACGTCAGTGCATATTAACCTTTCTTTTCACAAAGTTCAAACAAGGTTCGAGTCCTGCATTGTTTACAAGGCTGAGGTTACTCTTCTTCATTCTTCTGCACTGACTGCACAGCTTCTACTTTAACTCTATTTcgctttctttttcttcttttcttcttctcagcaGAAGGCTCCTGACcctcctgtgttttcttctttttcttcttcagacaGCTGAGGGGATTGGGGCCGCCTGCCCTTTTAcgttttcttctcttttcaccCCCCTGCTTCACTAGTCCTTCTTGTTCTTTAAGCTGCACAATACTTTGTTTTTGGTGCTCTGGAACAAGCTGATTTGTCTGCAACTTTTGAACAACTGCCAAAGATTTAGGAGAAGGTTTGTCTAGCACCATGGTGTTCTGAATAATAAAGAGGAGGGGAACGCCAGccttctttttcactttgtttgCTAAATCCTGGTcctgtaaaattaaatactttagTCAATATTTTGGGATTAAACGATATTTGCAATTCAAACGCGCTTACTTTTAATACAAAACTGTGAAGATAAATTACATTATGAAAAAGATAAGAAACTTAATCTAGCAGATATACATGGCAGTGTATTTCAGAGcaatttaaatttcaatttcTCTCCTTCTGATAAGCTGTCCTTCTGATGGAAAATTtattaacatttcctttttccatgcATCTGTAAGCATACGTGCTTTTTTTGAGGAAGAAGTCCCAGTTCATTGGTATGCGCTCCACCGCTTCACAAGAAGTAACATAATTTCTCATATAACAGGTAATTTTAGACTCCTTGTATCTTACAGAAGTATACAGCATTCTACTGCAAACCATTACATATATACTACATATAATTTAGACATACGGTCCTAGTAACAGACCTAAGAAAAAGATCTCCCTTTCTTATTTGTACACAAGTTCTAcctttattcttatttaaaacTTCCAAAGTTTCTTAAAATCAAAGTTATATGGTCATTTAAcactttatttcacttttcagaCTACTGTGCAAAACAGGGGCAGGGAATGCACACACAAGCAATATGCAAATTAATATTCATCAGTTGTTTGCTTACATGTCAATAGGTAGTCAGCATGCTTCCTACACCTGCTAAACTAAGCAATATCCTTCTAGGGTAACAAAAACCTAGTTGTTCAAGTAGACAAAAGATTCCCTACTTCATAAttaataaacacatttaaaggCCAGTAAGGCTTTACAAGATTAATTCACACAAGCTATTTAAAAGTCTCATAATGGAGGTTTCTGTAAGTTTCCTTATCCTTAGGTATCAAAGGATGACCTGAAATGAATGAAGTTACGTTCTCCATGCCATTTACCTGTGTAGCAATAAAGAAGTGATGAAGGTTGCCTTCTTCAATCATGGAAAGTAAACAGGCCGAACCACTCACAGGATCCTTGTGGTGAGAACAGTTTCGAACTTGAAAACTTTGGGCAATTAATTTTGCTCCATAAAGAGCTTTTCCCAGTGATTGCAGTTCTTTTAGAACACAtctgaaaaccaaaagcatCAATGATTtaatgtaaaagagaaaataactacATATTTGTTACAACAGCAGAAAGTTGACATGAGTTAATTAGGAAGGAGCAATGCTCAGTTGCTCAGGCTTTATGATTTATAAATGGCACCCAGCAACCTGAAAGCAACAGACCATCTGAAGACGTCAGCAAGATTTTTCTGGTTCCAAAAAAGATTAAGCAGCAACAACATTAAGTTAtattaaatgatttaaaaatatttcctatcaGTGGCAATGCTGAGTGTGACATTTATGATCAGAATCCAGCATAGGAACTAGTACTTAACAAACAAAATTACTTGAATTAGCACAAACCGATTAATCACTGCATACAAGTTAAACCATTAGCGTCCATCACCTTGCTTCAAATTTGCTATCAGAACCCAACTGactcaagcagcagcagcagaagagactgtccatttaattaaaaatttggAAGCTTATGGCTCCACAACATTCCAAGTAGACAATAAAATGCAAACCTAAACCCCTCCTCTCAGCAGCACTCAGAGCGGATGTTCACACAGGAGTAGCAGTCTAGGAGGATGCTACCTTGGATACTCAGAGATGAAACCTAACCTACTCCTGCCATCGAGTCTTACTATTAAATATAGGCAGTAGTAGAATGTATGGCCTTGAAATACAACTTCAAGGATACggtaacagctatttttctttccagagaagGAAGGTTAGCCTTTGAGGACAGTCTTTGTGGAGACCTGAGCCTGTTCTTTTTGCAAAGACTCTCACAGCGAGACAGCTCATTTCTGCAGGGAAGCTCTAGTCATGCCACTGAGGTGCTGCCTCACCAACTTAGCATTCTGATAGCAGAGAGAATGCCGTTCAGCTGCCCTAAGCGAAAACAGGTCAAAAAGATGAACAGATACTGCTgaaagaaggaagcaagaagGGTCATTTAGACATGGCTGAAATACAGTTTGGATGAAAGTGATTCCCAAACATTTCACAGCTAACGTAATGATCTGATACTTTCTACTGTTTTGAAGAAGGGACCAGTTCTGTATGCTTTGCAAGATGGCTCAATGTTTAATTTTTGTAGTCTAGGGTATACATCTTCCTGATCTTTTCAGTACTTGCCTCCATGATCGGCACTTGGCTGTTCTGTCATTGCAGAAATCCAAGTGAGGGAAATCTTACCATACGCAATAtggaaagcaaagtaaaaacaaaagcaacttcaAGGCAACTTAGATATTTAGTGTGCATACTTTACTTCCACACCTTTGTCTAGCACATCCTTGTTCTCCCTTGAGAACAGCTACTTTGGAAACAATCCCTTACTGGCAGGCTGAAACTCCAGACAAGCAGTAATTCCCTCCCTGCCCAAGAGATCTGACCTTGCCTCTGTTCTCCTCACTTTGCCAAGAAACCGGGAGTGGGAAGAGGCCACCCAGACATCCCTCACTGTGGCTACCTCTTGCCCCACCACTTGTTCAGCTCTGCcgcccccaacacaagaaggacatggacctgttggagcaggtccagaggaggccatgaaaatggtccaagggctggagcacctctgctatggagacaggctgagagagatggacttgttcagcctggagaagagaagtctccggagagaccttagagcagcttccagtgcctgacgGGGCCTGACAAGAAATTtgcagagggactttttacaagggcatgtagggattagacaagagggaatggctttaaactgaccATAGGACAAGACTgatgacaggacaagaggtaatggcctcaagctgtgccaggggaggtttagattggatattaggaaaaatttctttacagagagggtgatcaggcattgcaacagactgcccagggcagtggtggagccaccacccctggaagtgttcaaaaaccgtgtagatgaggccctcagtgacatggtttagtggtggacttggcagtcctggggtaacggttgcacttgatgatcttaaagatcttttccaacctagttgattctatgattctatgacagagagtagatttagaacaggtataaggaagaagttctttcctgtgagggtgctgaggcactggcaaaggttgaccagagaagctgtggctgccccatccctggcagtgttcaaggccaggttggatggggcttggagcaacctgctctagtggaaggtgtccctgcccgtggcaggggattggaactggatgaggtttaaggtcccttccaacccaaacctttctgtgattctgtcacAGTTTCTGCCATCTTCGCAAAGACAGACGCTCCCATCGCTCTGCCGGTCAACCACAGCGCTCCCCGCCCTCCACAACCACCGCGACCGCTCGGAGCCGCGACCACGCGAGCCCGCGCTCCCGCCCCACCGCCGGCGGTGCCCGTGGGGAGCCGGCAgtccccgccccgccgctcctGCGCACGGCGGGTGCCCGTCATCCCGCAGCGCGGGCGGCGCTGCCGCCGTACCGGGTGGTGCAGAGCTGCACGGCGCCGCCGAGGTAGCCGGGCAGCTGCTCGCGGATCTGGATCTTGTTGCGGAGCGCGGCCTGGCAGAAGGTGCCGTCCAGCAGCACCTGGAACGGCTCGCGGAAACTGAAGTTGTTCTTGTAGAAGCCCATGTTCTTCTTGGCGTGCTTCTGCCGCGTCAGCTTCAtggcgccgccgcccgcccggctCTCCCGGAACGGCCACCGGCTCTCCCGGAAGCTCAGCGGGGCGGAGCCTTGGGGCCTTCCGCCTCCCCCGGGCCTGAGGGAGCGGGAGCGCGGTGAGGACGGTGCCGGCGGTGCCCGGTGCGTGGCTGCCTCGTGCGCCACCGCCAGCCCGGGGCCGGGCCTCCTGAGCGCCGCCCGGGAAGCTGGCtgctgcccgcccgcccggcgTGAGGCCTGCGAGGGGTCTCAGTCGCCCACCTTGGTGCTTCGCACTGATACCTGAAGGCTGGTTCATTACGAGTGTGGTACGAGGGTAGCACATACCCTGTGTTCGCGGTGCTGTGCTAGTTCCTGCCGTTTGCTGAGATGAGAAACACACAGTTTTAGTTTTTCTAATTCGCTTGAGGGAATTGGGGCTgttgagggaactggggggtgtttagtctggagaagagaaggctctgaggggaccttatcgctctctacaactacctgaaagcaGGATGGACAGAGcaggtggctggtctcttttcccaagtgaTAGGACACGAGGTAACCGCctcaaagctgcaccagggcaggtttagattggatattaggaaaagtttcttcaccgagagggtggccaggcattggaacaggctgcccagggcagtggtggaatcgtagtccctggaagtgttcaaacaccgtgtagatgaggcccttagtgacgTGGTtcagtggtggtcttggcagtgctggggtaatggttggacttgatgatcttgaaggtct
This window harbors:
- the UTP23 gene encoding rRNA-processing protein UTP23 homolog, giving the protein MKLTRQKHAKKNMGFYKNNFSFREPFQVLLDGTFCQAALRNKIQIREQLPGYLGGAVQLCTTRCVLKELQSLGKALYGAKLIAQSFQVRNCSHHKDPVSGSACLLSMIEEGNLHHFFIATQDQDLANKVKKKAGVPLLFIIQNTMVLDKPSPKSLAVVQKLQTNQLVPEHQKQSIVQLKEQEGLVKQGGEKRRKRKRAGGPNPLSCLKKKKKKTQEGQEPSAEKKKRRKRKRNRVKVEAVQSVQKNEEE